A section of the Streptomyces showdoensis genome encodes:
- a CDS encoding class III lanthipeptide yields MSVLKLQNLQPRTTASKAVSISLTSSGSDCCKNDPQ; encoded by the coding sequence ATGAGCGTCCTCAAGCTCCAGAACCTGCAGCCCCGCACCACCGCCAGCAAGGCCGTCAGCATCAGCCTCACCAGCTCCGGCTCGGACTGCTGCAAGAACGACCCCCAGTAG
- a CDS encoding class III lanthipeptide, producing MSVLKLQNLQPRIPNAGIGGGSYTSSASDCCNRDTE from the coding sequence ATGAGCGTCCTCAAGCTCCAGAACCTGCAGCCCCGCATCCCCAACGCCGGGATCGGCGGCGGGAGCTACACCAGCTCCGCCTCGGACTGCTGCAACAGGGACACCGAGTAA
- the lanKC gene encoding class III lanthionine synthetase LanKC, whose protein sequence is MRDQRWVHRFLFAWNDTLFFDPLDVYYKPRKDHFLADLDERTRARFVRSGIWWSHRHNPDLPSQGWKIHVSSNHRQVREVAATVIGHLVGREIDFKIALDLNVFEMLNSKAMSRGSGGKLLTVYPRDEDEFRTCLADLARLLEGAEGAYVLSDLRYRDSKALYFRYGQLLSTHTVDILGRKIPHIIGPDGRPETDGRRPGDTHPWWVPWPFADWKPAEEAEGEGLLGGRFRVTGALQFSNSGGVYTAEDTLDGDRQVVLKEARPHTNLNPRFDYDAVDTLGREWTFLNMLAEVEAYPDPIARFRHWEHHYIAEEFIDRTDIRSVLLEHNPLARPGFDPARSREFLRIFITVFRGLARAIDAAHRRGVVLGDFTPANLLIDPESYDVSIVDLEACRLVDASGATGETGGTDGTDGTGEGGLTRPVELYTPGFSLSRGGFKPAGIEGDLYSLASTMAYFVFPIAAMSYLREDVLDTYRVFFDGLGWPEEIHRLVTDLAATRIGLTDVAEFLDAREAELLARVRTERRRPETEPSGLRATEAGVAAFVEAAADTDRATLFPVDPFAHVTNPLSLGFGASGVLWSLHASGVPVRPEWHDWLRQQLTRIDLDAYPDGLMSGLAGIAWASESLGMRRQARQLLGHANRRALETADHTFYYGLSGIGMTNLRFYLRGGDPRDLAAAKDCARVLLDTVQRDGRHAYWLNDFSEEGPLTGLGFGQAGVAMFLLRMHQVTGEERYRDLGRDALAWEMAHAKPLEDSGLIMFEHEGTMEPYIEVGSAGVAQVLLRYGDLESARTVLRALDVGHSVLPGYSFGMSGIADALLDAADITGDASYRETALRQLDFVRKVFLFEPAAHFEVPRRAGVTPLGVPGEGLLRCSTDYLTGSAGVLRVLHRANHGGTADFLLDELDGTDR, encoded by the coding sequence ATGCGCGACCAACGATGGGTCCACCGGTTCCTCTTCGCCTGGAACGACACCCTCTTCTTCGATCCGCTCGACGTGTACTACAAGCCGCGGAAGGACCACTTCCTGGCCGACCTCGACGAGCGGACGCGGGCGCGTTTCGTCCGCAGCGGCATCTGGTGGAGCCATCGGCACAACCCCGACCTCCCCTCGCAGGGATGGAAGATCCACGTGTCCTCCAACCACCGTCAGGTGAGGGAGGTGGCGGCCACGGTGATCGGCCACCTGGTGGGCCGGGAGATCGACTTCAAGATCGCGCTCGACCTCAACGTCTTCGAGATGCTCAACTCCAAGGCGATGTCCAGGGGGAGCGGGGGCAAACTGCTCACCGTCTACCCGCGCGACGAGGACGAATTCAGGACGTGCCTCGCCGATCTGGCCCGCCTGCTGGAGGGTGCCGAGGGCGCGTACGTGCTGTCCGATCTGCGCTATCGCGACAGCAAGGCGCTGTACTTCCGGTACGGCCAGCTCCTCTCCACCCACACCGTCGACATCCTGGGCCGCAAGATCCCGCACATCATCGGCCCCGACGGCCGGCCCGAGACGGACGGACGACGGCCCGGCGACACCCATCCCTGGTGGGTGCCGTGGCCGTTCGCCGACTGGAAGCCCGCCGAGGAGGCCGAGGGGGAGGGCCTTCTCGGCGGGCGCTTCCGGGTCACCGGAGCCCTCCAGTTCTCCAACAGCGGCGGCGTGTACACGGCCGAGGACACCCTGGACGGCGACCGGCAGGTGGTCCTCAAGGAGGCCCGGCCGCACACCAACCTCAACCCGCGCTTCGACTACGACGCCGTCGACACCCTCGGCCGCGAGTGGACCTTCCTCAACATGCTGGCCGAGGTCGAGGCCTACCCGGACCCGATCGCCCGCTTCCGGCACTGGGAACACCACTACATCGCCGAGGAGTTCATCGACCGCACCGACATCCGCTCGGTGCTGCTCGAACACAACCCGCTCGCCCGCCCCGGCTTCGACCCCGCCCGCTCGCGGGAGTTCCTGCGCATCTTCATCACCGTCTTCCGTGGCCTCGCCCGCGCGATCGACGCCGCCCACCGGCGCGGCGTCGTCCTCGGCGACTTCACCCCGGCCAACCTCCTGATCGACCCCGAGAGCTACGACGTGAGCATCGTCGACCTGGAGGCCTGCCGCCTCGTCGACGCCTCCGGAGCCACCGGCGAGACCGGCGGGACCGACGGGACCGACGGCACCGGCGAAGGGGGCCTCACCCGGCCCGTCGAGCTCTACACCCCCGGCTTCAGCCTCTCCCGGGGCGGCTTCAAGCCCGCCGGCATCGAGGGCGACCTCTACTCCCTGGCCTCCACCATGGCGTACTTCGTCTTCCCCATCGCCGCCATGTCCTACCTGCGCGAGGACGTCCTCGACACCTACCGGGTCTTCTTCGACGGCCTCGGCTGGCCCGAGGAGATCCACCGTCTGGTCACCGACCTCGCCGCCACCCGGATCGGACTCACCGACGTCGCCGAGTTCCTCGACGCGCGGGAGGCCGAGCTGCTCGCCCGGGTCAGGACCGAGCGCCGGCGCCCCGAGACCGAGCCGAGCGGACTGCGGGCCACCGAGGCCGGCGTCGCCGCCTTCGTCGAGGCCGCCGCCGACACCGACCGCGCCACGCTCTTCCCGGTCGACCCCTTCGCCCACGTCACCAACCCGCTCAGCCTCGGCTTCGGCGCCAGCGGCGTGCTCTGGTCGCTGCACGCCTCCGGCGTCCCCGTACGGCCCGAATGGCACGACTGGCTGCGTCAGCAGCTCACCAGGATCGACCTGGACGCCTACCCGGACGGCCTGATGAGCGGACTCGCCGGCATCGCCTGGGCGTCCGAGTCGCTCGGCATGCGCCGCCAGGCCAGGCAGCTCCTCGGCCACGCCAACCGGCGCGCCCTGGAGACCGCCGACCACACCTTCTACTACGGCCTGTCCGGCATCGGCATGACCAACCTGCGCTTCTACCTGCGCGGCGGCGACCCCCGCGACCTCGCCGCGGCGAAGGACTGCGCCCGTGTCCTCCTCGACACCGTCCAGCGGGACGGCCGGCACGCCTACTGGCTCAACGACTTCTCGGAGGAGGGCCCGCTGACCGGCCTCGGCTTCGGCCAGGCCGGAGTGGCGATGTTCCTCCTGCGGATGCACCAGGTCACCGGCGAGGAGCGCTACCGGGACCTCGGCCGGGACGCACTCGCCTGGGAGATGGCCCACGCCAAGCCCCTGGAGGACTCCGGCCTCATCATGTTCGAGCACGAAGGGACCATGGAGCCCTACATCGAGGTGGGCTCCGCGGGCGTGGCGCAGGTGCTGCTGCGCTACGGCGACCTCGAATCCGCCCGGACCGTGCTGCGCGCCCTCGACGTCGGCCACTCCGTCCTCCCCGGTTACTCCTTCGGCATGAGCGGCATCGCCGACGCGCTCCTGGACGCCGCCGACATCACGGGCGACGCCTCCTACCGCGAGACGGCCCTGCGCCAGCTCGACTTCGTCCGCAAGGTGTTCCTCTTCGAACCCGCCGCCCACTTCGAGGTCCCGCGCCGGGCCGGCGTCACCCCGCTCGGCGTACCCGGCGAAGGCCTGCTGCGCTGCTCCACCGACTACCTCACCGGCTCCGCCGGAGTGCTGCGGGTGCTGCACCGCGCCAACCACGGCGGCACGGCCGACTTCCTCCTCGACGAGCTCGACGGGACGGACCGGTGA
- a CDS encoding ATP-binding cassette domain-containing protein translates to MKQIWRTLRGHQRPFTGILVAEALLGGTEALLHPLLLKALFDQAILTADFRRFLFLGGCYLVLGLTLNLSGYGVGLWRKRFENTFVLGLETELLGRTLGLDGRKISEDGNASYVSRIHNDVREGVLPAVDVCIRIARQACASVVFLGVLLYLSWQASLILLVIIPPLVLVSNDLARRIEKNTDPEREAEARYVNTLTRTLEAFHALRGLRSLLPGARAANQDALRGFLGLTYTNYRLAQRQRTLSDLVMNLSDTASMVIGAFFVFSGRMSFGSFLAFVNSLWRAVNGIFDLVAMIPQTRRNTAVLKRIEGLRASGTAPYHDEGSLVLVRGARVHYGPKELGDPGDREDTDRTAEGAEPGLRTEAGSTVAIPDFGLRPGERVLLRGPNGCGKTTLLHIVAGTLAPDSGTVTLPSRVASLTSPVHLPPLPVRELVTDPRLRTGMGLDALADQLPSELSSGQRQRLGVAALLAEDAEVYLADEPFANLDDAGRALVLRMLREHTEGRALLVVHHGDEDLDGLFDRVVNLSAAEVPGGVPGGVPGGVGTPA, encoded by the coding sequence GTGAAACAGATCTGGCGCACCCTGCGCGGCCACCAGCGCCCCTTCACCGGCATCCTCGTCGCCGAGGCCCTCCTGGGCGGCACCGAGGCCCTGCTGCACCCGCTGCTCCTCAAGGCCCTGTTCGACCAGGCGATCCTCACCGCCGACTTCCGCAGGTTCCTCTTCCTCGGCGGCTGCTACCTGGTCCTCGGCCTGACCCTCAACCTCTCCGGCTACGGGGTCGGGCTCTGGCGCAAGCGGTTCGAGAACACCTTCGTGCTCGGCCTGGAGACCGAGCTCCTCGGCCGCACGCTCGGCCTCGACGGGCGGAAGATCTCGGAGGACGGCAACGCCTCCTACGTCAGCCGCATCCACAACGACGTCCGCGAGGGCGTGCTGCCGGCCGTCGACGTCTGCATCCGCATCGCCCGCCAGGCCTGCGCGTCCGTCGTCTTCCTCGGCGTCCTGCTCTACCTCTCCTGGCAGGCCAGCCTCATCCTGCTGGTGATCATCCCGCCGCTCGTCCTGGTCAGCAACGACCTGGCCCGGCGGATCGAGAAGAACACCGACCCCGAGCGCGAGGCCGAGGCGCGGTACGTCAACACCCTCACCCGCACCCTCGAAGCCTTCCACGCCCTGCGCGGACTGCGCTCGCTCCTGCCCGGGGCGCGCGCCGCCAACCAGGACGCGCTGCGCGGCTTCCTCGGCCTCACCTACACCAACTACCGCCTCGCGCAACGCCAGCGCACCCTCAGCGACCTGGTGATGAACCTGTCGGACACGGCGTCGATGGTCATCGGAGCCTTCTTCGTCTTCAGCGGCCGGATGTCCTTCGGCAGCTTCCTCGCCTTCGTGAACTCGCTGTGGCGGGCCGTCAACGGCATCTTCGACCTCGTGGCCATGATCCCGCAGACCCGCCGCAACACCGCGGTCCTCAAGCGGATCGAGGGGTTGCGCGCCTCCGGCACCGCCCCGTACCACGACGAGGGCTCCCTGGTCCTGGTCCGGGGCGCCCGCGTCCACTACGGACCCAAGGAGCTCGGGGACCCCGGGGACCGCGAGGACACCGACCGGACGGCCGAGGGGGCGGAGCCCGGCCTGCGCACCGAGGCCGGCTCGACCGTGGCGATCCCCGACTTCGGGCTCCGGCCCGGCGAACGCGTCCTGCTCCGCGGCCCCAACGGCTGCGGCAAGACCACCCTGCTGCACATCGTCGCCGGGACCCTCGCCCCCGACAGCGGCACGGTCACCCTGCCGTCCCGGGTCGCGAGCCTGACCTCGCCGGTCCACCTGCCCCCGCTGCCGGTGCGGGAGCTGGTCACCGATCCGCGGCTGCGCACCGGCATGGGCCTGGACGCCCTCGCCGACCAGCTCCCCTCGGAGCTGTCCTCCGGCCAGCGCCAGCGGCTCGGCGTCGCCGCGCTGCTCGCCGAGGACGCCGAGGTGTACCTCGCCGACGAGCCCTTCGCCAACCTCGACGACGCGGGCCGCGCCCTGGTCCTGCGGATGCTGCGCGAACACACCGAGGGCCGCGCGCTCCTCGTCGTGCACCACGGCGACGAGGACCTCGACGGCCTCTTCGACCGGGTCGTGAACCTGTCGGCGGCCGAGGTCCCGGGGGGTGTTCCGGGAGGTGTTCCGGGGGGTGTCGGGACCCCGGCCTGA
- a CDS encoding LuxR C-terminal-related transcriptional regulator encodes MSPLMVAEAVLRLIAVVGRRRGCLLVLDDLHEADPGTLAVVEYLLDNLGQLPAVLLLTAERAPCGAVALAARARQDGVATVIDLMPLGRSAVRRLVASELGIAPEEVSPALVRRAATGAAGLPFVVKELVHGLGGLAQNLRLRAARLGPRGEELLGLAALLGPRFPLPVLRHAADCDEAELTGLLRAATAASLVVPDGPGTDWYAFRYPLAAEALREALGPVEHAGYARRAAGALAALHPRLPGTWCARAAELHERAGDTAEAVRLYAEAARRATAEGGPDRALDLLARAHRLSDPDTAPEPHAAVLARLLDAIASSGRLDRLPAAPGPGSPARPDGPRPWEPGPTVPPTLRAGLHARLAEIQTQAGRPVEGLRHLDLARRLLAGRDGAGADAAVARVELAAALVEPARLAPERLRTAEESALRAVGAAHRAGLPEVAGRALLALARLLRERDETAAVARLEEARSLAEAHHLPGVRLSAELGLARVEVGRDGRTAPIERARTEALRAGLLPTAHEAGLELALDRVRRCAFDTAGELVREGIADATRLGLGRALSRWRLLDAVRWAHQGRRAEMEDALKRLAPLLDSAPGVRPAAYGLARGFCSLLEEDHEAVEREFAQALAYDAENPATGEFGRHGVVLLLGVLAGRMGRRHHDGIVAASAAGSRWNRAFVGLAHAVLLGREGRTGEATTAATAALDAAAPYPVAHHLCLRLVARPAYEDGWGTPVEWLREAEEFFHGAGLPAPAGACRSLLRGMGAPVRQRRSGADRVPPGLRRCGITVREFEVARLLAERFGNRDIAGRLHISPRTVEKHVSSLLQKTGHPTRAAFASAARELVAGPA; translated from the coding sequence GTGTCGCCGCTGATGGTGGCCGAGGCGGTGCTGCGGCTCATCGCCGTCGTCGGCCGGCGGCGCGGCTGTCTGCTCGTCCTCGACGACCTGCACGAGGCCGACCCCGGCACCCTCGCCGTCGTCGAATACCTCCTCGACAACCTCGGACAGCTGCCGGCCGTGCTGCTGCTCACCGCCGAGCGCGCGCCCTGCGGTGCGGTCGCCCTCGCGGCCCGCGCCCGCCAGGACGGCGTCGCCACTGTCATCGACCTGATGCCGCTCGGCCGCTCCGCGGTGCGCCGGCTCGTCGCCTCCGAACTGGGCATCGCGCCCGAGGAGGTCAGCCCCGCGCTCGTCCGGCGCGCGGCCACCGGAGCCGCCGGCCTCCCCTTCGTGGTCAAGGAGCTCGTGCACGGCCTCGGCGGGCTCGCGCAGAACCTGCGGCTCCGGGCCGCCCGGCTCGGCCCGCGCGGCGAGGAACTGCTCGGCCTGGCCGCCCTGCTCGGCCCCCGCTTCCCGCTGCCGGTGCTGCGGCACGCGGCCGACTGCGACGAGGCCGAGCTGACCGGGCTGCTGCGCGCCGCGACCGCGGCGTCCCTCGTCGTGCCGGACGGCCCCGGCACCGACTGGTACGCCTTCCGCTACCCGCTCGCCGCCGAGGCGTTACGGGAGGCCCTCGGGCCCGTCGAACACGCCGGGTACGCCCGCCGGGCGGCCGGCGCCCTCGCCGCGCTGCACCCCCGGCTGCCCGGCACCTGGTGCGCCCGCGCCGCCGAACTCCACGAACGCGCGGGCGACACCGCCGAGGCCGTCCGCCTCTACGCCGAGGCGGCCCGGCGGGCGACGGCAGAGGGCGGCCCCGACCGCGCCCTCGACCTGCTGGCCCGCGCCCACCGGCTCTCCGACCCCGACACCGCCCCGGAGCCCCACGCGGCGGTCCTCGCCCGGCTCCTGGACGCGATCGCCAGCTCGGGGCGGCTGGACCGGCTGCCCGCCGCCCCCGGTCCCGGTTCCCCGGCGCGCCCGGACGGCCCGCGCCCCTGGGAACCGGGGCCGACCGTGCCCCCCACGCTCCGCGCGGGCCTGCACGCCCGCCTCGCCGAGATCCAGACCCAGGCCGGACGGCCCGTGGAAGGGCTGCGGCACCTCGACCTGGCCCGGCGCCTGCTCGCGGGGCGCGACGGCGCGGGGGCCGACGCGGCCGTCGCCCGGGTGGAACTCGCGGCGGCGCTGGTGGAACCGGCCCGGCTGGCCCCCGAACGGCTGCGCACCGCCGAGGAGTCCGCCCTGCGGGCCGTCGGCGCGGCACACCGCGCCGGGCTGCCGGAGGTGGCCGGCCGGGCGCTGCTCGCCCTGGCCCGGCTGCTCCGCGAGCGGGACGAGACGGCCGCGGTGGCCCGCCTGGAGGAGGCCCGGTCGCTGGCCGAGGCGCACCACCTGCCCGGCGTCCGGCTCTCCGCCGAACTCGGCCTGGCCCGCGTCGAGGTGGGCCGCGACGGGCGCACCGCCCCGATCGAGCGGGCCAGGACCGAGGCCCTGCGCGCGGGACTGCTGCCGACGGCCCACGAGGCCGGACTCGAGCTGGCGCTCGACCGGGTGCGGCGCTGCGCGTTCGACACCGCCGGGGAGCTGGTCCGCGAGGGGATCGCCGACGCGACCCGGCTGGGCCTGGGCCGGGCGCTGTCCCGGTGGCGGCTGCTCGACGCGGTGCGGTGGGCGCACCAGGGCCGGCGGGCCGAGATGGAGGACGCGCTGAAGCGGCTCGCCCCGCTGCTCGACTCCGCGCCGGGGGTGCGGCCGGCGGCGTACGGGCTCGCCCGGGGGTTCTGCTCGCTCCTGGAGGAGGACCACGAGGCCGTCGAGCGGGAGTTCGCGCAGGCCCTCGCGTACGACGCGGAGAATCCGGCGACCGGCGAGTTCGGCCGGCACGGGGTGGTGCTCCTGCTCGGGGTGCTGGCGGGCCGCATGGGGCGGCGGCACCACGACGGGATCGTGGCGGCCAGTGCGGCCGGGTCCCGCTGGAACCGGGCGTTCGTCGGCCTGGCGCACGCCGTGCTGCTGGGCCGGGAGGGCCGGACCGGCGAGGCGACGACCGCCGCGACGGCCGCGCTCGACGCGGCGGCGCCCTACCCGGTGGCCCACCACCTGTGTCTGCGGCTGGTGGCCCGCCCGGCGTACGAGGACGGCTGGGGCACCCCGGTGGAGTGGCTGCGCGAGGCCGAGGAGTTCTTCCACGGCGCCGGCCTGCCGGCCCCGGCGGGGGCCTGTCGCTCCCTGCTGCGCGGGATGGGCGCCCCGGTGCGGCAGCGCCGCTCGGGGGCCGACCGGGTGCCGCCGGGGCTGCGCCGGTGCGGCATCACGGTGCGGGAGTTCGAGGTGGCGCGGCTGCTGGCGGAACGCTTCGGCAACCGGGACATCGCCGGCCGGCTGCACATCTCGCCGCGCACGGTCGAGAAGCACGTCTCCAGCCTGCTGCAGAAGACCGGCCACCCCACCCGGGCGGCCTTCGCCTCGGCCGCGCGGGAGCTGGTGGCCGGTCCGGCCTAG
- a CDS encoding ATP-binding protein, producing MTTPYACTAPAQDPFPRPGGQLVGRGTETGRIADALADARSGRGGTVIVTGEPGVGKTRLAAEAIAAARDAGMAAARGRAGTVGPAVPYRPLVEALLALSRAEPARPARNGRTPTARSSPGCCPTPGTPRSPACRR from the coding sequence ATGACGACTCCCTACGCCTGTACCGCCCCGGCCCAGGACCCGTTCCCCCGGCCCGGGGGACAACTCGTGGGCCGGGGAACCGAGACGGGGCGGATCGCGGACGCGCTCGCGGACGCCCGGTCGGGCCGGGGCGGGACGGTGATCGTCACCGGCGAACCCGGTGTCGGCAAGACCCGGCTCGCCGCCGAGGCGATCGCCGCCGCCCGGGACGCCGGGATGGCCGCGGCCCGGGGCCGCGCGGGCACGGTGGGCCCCGCCGTCCCGTACCGGCCCCTGGTGGAGGCCCTGCTCGCGCTCTCCCGCGCCGAGCCCGCGCGCCCGGCCCGGAACGGGCGGACACCTACGGCCCGGTCCTCGCCCGGCTGCTGTCCGACCCCCGGGACACCGAGGTCGCCGGCGTGTCGCCGCTGA